Genomic DNA from Solanum pennellii chromosome 3, SPENNV200:
TGGTATTGTACATGGGGCAGTTCCTAAATGGGTTTTTGATGTTCATTTTGAAGCATTACATGGGTTTGAGAAGTTGTTTTTTGCAATTTTCATGGGCTGTGTTTCATGTTTTTTGTATATGCCAGCAGTGAGAATTGCTCATGCCTTTTGGCTTGGAACTGATCAGCTTCGTTGTAATTTGCCTATTGTTTCGTGTGGATGGTTTGCGCGATTGCTTCTTCATGCTAACTATTTGGTCATGGTTTTGACATCAATGCTTTGGGTGAAACCGTTTACTGACCTATTACTTATTGATCAAAATAAGGGTGCtcatcaaaattcaagaattgaAAATGCTACAAAGTTGGTTGGAAATGTGGGTATGCAGAAGTCGGAATTCGATAGCTTAAGGCTATGGTGTTTGGTGGTTTCGGGCTTATTGCAGATTGTATCGTTGCGATCAAACGTGCAGATGTACTTGAATGAAGCAGTATTGTGTTGGTATCAGAGACTGCACGCTAGCAAAGTTCCTGACTTAGCTTATAGTAGGGCCAAGGTGTTCCTGCACAATCACTTTGTATGCCTTGTGGTTCTGCAGTTCTTTTTGCCTGCATCAATGGTACTTATCTTCCTTGGCTTGTCTCAACTTGGTGACGATTTGCTTACCAATTACGAAGGGGTATGTAGCGTATTGCCTTGTTCTCTGCTAGACAAAGAGGTGGCTTTGTTTATGGCCTGGTGGGTTCTCTTTGTTTGGACAATATATAGTTCAGTCACCCTTGCTCTATTTAGACAGGGAATCTTGTGTGTATCTTGATCTATTGTTTACTCGACTCACATTAGGAAGCCGAGGTCTCTCATTTTTATGAGCTTTTCCACAAGTGTGTCACAATGTAACTATACAACCCTTCaactgatctttttttttttccctcAAAATATTCCTTTTACTAAGAGTTTCAATTTTGTGACACTTCTGAAATTTTTATGGAATATTTTGTGATAAACTTTTGAATGTTTTTATAGAATACTATTTTGTTTTCTCCTCTCATTTTTTGCCTTATGATGTATGGAAAGAGCACATTATGCAATTTTTATGCTAGACAGCTTAGTTAGTATTTTATATCACATTAATAGATTGTATGCCATGCTCCTAGCTCAAGGCTCTTGAACTCTCTATTATTTATGCATTCTTTATTAgcttattataaaaaataaaaaatcaatgcTCGAGAACCCACGGGCTAAGGACGAAACAAATGATCAAGTTTAAGATCCTTTGTGGTAACAGTTTAAACTGTGGCATGATATTTCACTCAGAAACTTGTGACTTTGCCTTTACGTTTACATGCTTTATGTGCATGTATTTTTAGTTCTCAGTTAACCAATAAGAATGCCCTGCATAATCAAAGACGTTTCcgataatttaattttgtagagcatgatttatttttatattgtagAATACTAAAAGCAAGCTTCTTCAGTGTGTATATTTTCCATTGGTCAGCTCATGCAAATATGCAGAAAAGTTAGGGTGCCACCATGGGGTGGGTATTTGGCAGTAAATTATACCTTTCCAGTCAATGTTGCTTTGTGAATTCACAATAGATTTAACTGGAGCAGCTAAAGAATTAATTGAATCTGGATTTGCCTTGTGGAT
This window encodes:
- the LOC107012691 gene encoding uncharacterized protein LOC107012691, which produces MPNSSSLLLILSGNLFLQAALALSLTFLLHFIKIPALLLSGLFTYVHPDDVAPNNASSNGVRAAIRRPGTNDSDLKPRKKSKERFEFDENKAQIFRLKLSDGHLHTRIYFEDFRSVFNSILVSLSCLLLHRFLPKSEQSGVWKSGSFVPILFGFLGVGRIFVLIFRVSFERSASKLSERHLSILLGILGFIVSLGIVHGAVPKWVFDVHFEALHGFEKLFFAIFMGCVSCFLYMPAVRIAHAFWLGTDQLRCNLPIVSCGWFARLLLHANYLVMVLTSMLWVKPFTDLLLIDQNKGAHQNSRIENATKLVGNVGMQKSEFDSLRLWCLVVSGLLQIVSLRSNVQMYLNEAVLCWYQRLHASKVPDLAYSRAKVFLHNHFVCLVVLQFFLPASMVLIFLGLSQLGDDLLTNYEGVCSVLPCSLLDKEVALFMAWWVLFVWTIYSSVTLALFRQGILCVS